One genomic segment of Virgibacillus doumboii includes these proteins:
- a CDS encoding MerR family transcriptional regulator, which produces MFKIGDFSKLSGLSINTLYHYENIGILKPSFIDRDTNYRYYEADQLVTINKVLALKDAGFSLSEIASILTDGTVIKQLINMLEDKADSLEKSLELEANRLERLRTNIFLIKNGGVPYMSEITIKQVEPILVAAVRKSISKAASKSFDEFCEDLWGTVNNHIDNMNCKRTVPCMTRYYSGLFVDTDSDTIDMEVIEPITKAIPESDNVKVYELPLVENMASIVHTGPFSAIGETSITMHKWLADNGYSISGPIREIYHKGDWMTDDPNEFVTELQFPIKK; this is translated from the coding sequence ATGTTTAAAATTGGTGATTTTTCCAAGTTGAGTGGTCTTTCCATTAATACACTCTATCATTATGAAAATATAGGAATTCTAAAACCGAGCTTCATTGATCGTGACACGAATTATCGCTACTATGAAGCAGATCAACTTGTTACGATTAATAAGGTATTGGCCTTAAAGGATGCGGGTTTTTCACTTTCAGAAATAGCTTCCATTTTGACGGATGGAACAGTAATTAAACAGTTAATTAATATGCTGGAAGATAAGGCCGATTCGTTGGAAAAATCGTTGGAACTTGAAGCAAACAGGCTGGAACGTCTCCGTACCAATATTTTTTTGATTAAGAACGGAGGAGTACCTTATATGAGTGAAATTACCATTAAGCAAGTTGAGCCGATTTTAGTTGCAGCAGTCAGAAAGTCCATTTCAAAAGCAGCCAGCAAATCTTTCGATGAGTTCTGTGAGGATCTATGGGGGACTGTCAATAATCATATTGACAACATGAACTGCAAACGCACTGTACCCTGTATGACCAGGTATTATAGTGGTTTATTTGTCGATACCGATTCTGACACGATTGATATGGAGGTCATTGAACCAATAACTAAGGCCATTCCGGAAAGTGACAATGTCAAGGTTTACGAATTGCCGTTAGTCGAAAATATGGCCAGCATTGTTCATACCGGTCCATTCTCCGCTATTGGTGAGACATCCATTACGATGCACAAGTGGCTTGCTGATAATGGCTATTCAATTAGTGGGCCAATAAGAGAGATTTATCACAAAGGGGATTGGATGACAGATGACCCAAATGAATTTGTGACAGAATTACAGTTTCCGATTAAAAAGTGA